The proteins below are encoded in one region of Sideroxydans lithotrophicus ES-1:
- a CDS encoding acyl carrier protein, whose amino-acid sequence MSSLQTIQNMMVKQFDLKLEDLTPDATLEGLGLDSLSVIEFTFNLEDELKITMPEERVELKTLQDVVNLVDKIVAEQKGTAQ is encoded by the coding sequence ATGAGTTCTCTGCAAACGATACAGAACATGATGGTCAAGCAGTTCGACCTCAAGCTGGAAGACCTCACTCCCGATGCCACCCTGGAGGGATTGGGTCTCGACTCACTGTCAGTGATCGAGTTCACGTTCAATCTCGAGGACGAGCTGAAGATCACCATGCCCGAAGAGCGCGTCGAACTCAAAACGCTGCAGGATGTGGTCAACCTGGTGGACAAGATCGTCGCCGAGCAAAAAGGCACTGCACAGTAA
- a CDS encoding PhoH family protein encodes MSETLSISFEPVDNARLANLCGAFDEHLRQIETALEVSIARRGEHFSITGEQAGLARDVLERFYLEARHDITLERLQLGLIESMKRNLPDAQSESVPLLMTRKAEVRGRTVRQNEYLQAIQEHDITFGVGPAGTGKTYLAVASAVDALQREAVKRLVLVRPAVEAGERLGFLPGDMAQKVDPYLRPLYDALYDLMGLDKVAKAFERGMIEVAPLAYMRGRTLNHSFIILDEAQNTTPEQMKMFLTRIGFGSKAVITGDVTQIDLARGQKSGLNDARIVLKDVRGIAFQQFLAEDVVRHPLVQKIVSAYERFDGKHHD; translated from the coding sequence ATGAGCGAAACGCTGAGCATCTCTTTCGAGCCGGTCGACAATGCGCGCCTGGCCAACCTGTGCGGCGCATTCGACGAGCACCTGCGGCAGATCGAGACTGCGCTGGAAGTGAGTATCGCAAGGCGCGGCGAGCATTTCAGCATCACCGGCGAGCAGGCGGGGCTGGCGCGCGACGTGCTGGAACGGTTCTATCTTGAAGCCAGGCACGACATCACGCTGGAGCGCCTGCAGCTGGGTCTGATCGAGTCGATGAAACGCAACCTGCCCGACGCGCAAAGCGAATCGGTGCCATTGCTGATGACGCGCAAGGCGGAAGTGCGCGGGCGCACCGTGCGGCAGAACGAATACCTGCAGGCGATCCAGGAACACGACATCACCTTCGGGGTCGGTCCTGCCGGAACTGGCAAGACCTACCTCGCCGTCGCTTCGGCGGTGGACGCCTTGCAGCGCGAGGCGGTGAAACGTCTGGTGCTGGTGCGGCCCGCAGTCGAAGCGGGCGAGCGCCTGGGTTTCCTGCCCGGAGACATGGCGCAGAAAGTCGATCCCTATCTGCGTCCCTTGTACGACGCGCTCTACGACCTGATGGGGCTGGACAAGGTGGCCAAGGCTTTCGAGCGCGGCATGATAGAAGTCGCGCCGCTGGCGTATATGCGCGGCCGCACGCTGAATCATTCCTTCATCATCCTGGATGAGGCGCAGAACACCACGCCGGAGCAGATGAAGATGTTCCTGACGCGCATCGGTTTCGGCAGCAAAGCCGTGATCACCGGCGACGTGACGCAGATCGACCTGGCACGCGGGCAGAAGAGCGGGCTCAACGATGCACGCATCGTGCTGAAGGATGTGCGCGGCATCGCCTTCCAGCAGTTCCTTGCCGAAGATGTGGTGCGCCATCCGCTGGTGCAGAAGATCGTCTCCGCCTACGAGAGATTCGATGGCAAACACCATGACTGA
- the miaB gene encoding tRNA (N6-isopentenyl adenosine(37)-C2)-methylthiotransferase MiaB, translating to MLTKLHIKTYGCQMNEYDSDKMVDVLRACENMVQTDKPEEADIILFNTCSIREKAEEKVFSDLGRARVLKQANPRLLIGVGGCVASQEGEAIIKRAPYVDVVFGPQTLHRLPQLIAARRESGKPQVDISFPEIEKFDHVPAAQTTHGTAFVSIMEGCSKYCTFCVVPYTRGEEMSRPYADVMREVESLIAQGVGEITLLGQNVNAYQGETDDGDTVDFAFLLQTVAALPGVQRLRYTTSHPREMSQRLIDLYATTPKLASHLHLPVQSGSDRILAAMKRGYTALEYKSIVRKLRAARPEISITSDFIVGFPGETDADFEATMKLIDDVAFDASFSFIFSARPGTPAAEMADDTPYETKLARLHRLQARIAELGQQVSEAMSGTVQRVVVENISRKSEHELAGRTANNRVVNFVGSPGMLGRYVDVRILSGTLHTLRGELVMEP from the coding sequence GTGTTGACCAAACTCCACATCAAGACCTATGGCTGCCAGATGAACGAGTACGACTCGGACAAGATGGTAGATGTGTTGCGCGCCTGCGAAAACATGGTGCAGACCGACAAGCCGGAAGAGGCGGACATCATTCTGTTCAACACCTGTTCCATTCGCGAGAAGGCGGAAGAGAAAGTGTTCTCCGACCTGGGCCGTGCGCGCGTCCTCAAGCAGGCCAATCCTCGATTGCTGATCGGTGTCGGCGGTTGTGTGGCAAGCCAGGAAGGCGAGGCCATCATCAAGCGTGCACCTTATGTCGATGTGGTGTTCGGCCCGCAGACCCTGCACCGCCTGCCGCAGCTCATCGCGGCGCGGCGCGAGAGCGGCAAGCCGCAAGTGGACATCAGCTTTCCCGAGATCGAGAAATTCGACCACGTGCCGGCTGCGCAGACCACCCACGGCACGGCTTTCGTCTCCATCATGGAAGGCTGCAGCAAATACTGTACGTTCTGCGTGGTGCCCTACACGCGCGGCGAAGAGATGTCGCGCCCTTACGCCGATGTGATGCGCGAAGTGGAGAGCCTGATTGCGCAGGGGGTGGGCGAGATCACGCTGCTGGGGCAGAACGTGAATGCCTATCAGGGCGAGACGGATGACGGCGACACGGTGGATTTTGCATTCCTGCTGCAGACCGTCGCTGCGCTGCCAGGCGTGCAGCGTCTGCGTTATACCACTTCGCATCCGCGCGAAATGTCGCAACGGCTGATCGATCTGTATGCGACCACGCCGAAGCTGGCCAGTCACTTGCATCTGCCGGTGCAGTCCGGTTCGGATCGAATCCTGGCCGCGATGAAACGCGGCTATACCGCGCTGGAATACAAATCCATCGTACGCAAGCTGCGTGCCGCGAGACCGGAAATCTCCATCACCTCGGATTTCATCGTCGGCTTTCCTGGCGAGACCGATGCCGATTTTGAAGCGACCATGAAGCTCATCGACGATGTCGCCTTCGACGCCAGTTTCAGCTTCATCTTCAGCGCGCGTCCCGGCACGCCGGCAGCCGAGATGGCGGACGACACGCCATATGAGACCAAGCTTGCGCGCCTGCATCGTCTGCAGGCGCGTATCGCCGAGTTGGGGCAGCAGGTCAGCGAGGCAATGTCCGGTACAGTGCAGCGCGTCGTGGTGGAGAACATCTCGCGCAAGAGTGAGCACGAATTGGCAGGCCGTACCGCGAACAACCGGGTGGTGAATTTCGTCGGCTCGCCCGGCATGCTGGGGCGTTATGTCGATGTGCGGATACTGTCGGGAACATTGCACACGCTGCGCGGTGAACTGGTAATGGAACCATGA
- a CDS encoding patatin-like phospholipase family protein — MTTESTMSQTQPKIGLMLTGGGARAAYQVGVLKAIAEFMPRRTQCPFQVICGTSAGALNAVTLAVNARHFRKGVKYLLGIWTSSQVTDIYRSDLLGVAANSGRWLAGLILSLLGINRMRRVSLLDNSPLATFLEETLPCEQIQENIDAGALHALSITASGYSSGHSVTFYQGVPELQPWKRTRRLGVEASIGIEHLMASAAIPFIFPAVHIHREYFGDGSVRQIAPISSALHLGADKVLLMGAWHKDDEEERRNKVDTYPTLAQIAGHALDSIFLDSLEVDLERLQRINDAVKLIPEELRAATKLRHIDVLVITPSQPLEKIAERYISQLPWTIRLLLRSIGVMRRSGANLVSYLLFDKQYCRALIDLGYQDALKRRDEILCFLGYDTATPGCDMPQ, encoded by the coding sequence GTGACCACTGAATCGACGATGAGCCAGACCCAGCCCAAGATCGGACTCATGCTCACCGGCGGCGGTGCCCGCGCGGCGTATCAGGTCGGCGTGCTCAAGGCGATCGCCGAGTTCATGCCGCGACGCACGCAATGTCCGTTCCAGGTCATCTGCGGCACATCGGCCGGGGCATTGAATGCGGTGACGCTGGCGGTGAATGCGCGCCATTTCCGCAAGGGCGTGAAATATCTGCTCGGGATCTGGACCAGCTCGCAGGTGACAGACATCTACCGTTCCGACCTGCTCGGCGTCGCTGCCAACAGCGGACGCTGGCTGGCTGGTCTGATACTGAGCCTGCTCGGCATCAATCGCATGCGGCGAGTCTCGTTGCTGGACAACTCGCCGCTGGCAACCTTTCTGGAAGAGACGCTGCCCTGCGAGCAGATCCAGGAGAATATCGATGCGGGTGCCCTGCATGCCTTGAGTATCACTGCTTCCGGCTACAGTTCCGGACATTCGGTTACCTTCTACCAGGGCGTGCCGGAATTGCAGCCATGGAAACGCACGCGGCGCCTGGGCGTGGAAGCCAGCATAGGCATCGAACATCTGATGGCTTCCGCTGCCATTCCTTTCATCTTTCCGGCGGTGCACATCCACCGTGAATATTTCGGCGACGGTTCGGTCCGCCAGATCGCGCCGATCAGTTCGGCGCTGCATCTGGGTGCCGACAAAGTGCTGCTGATGGGCGCATGGCACAAGGACGATGAAGAGGAACGGCGCAACAAAGTGGATACTTACCCCACGCTGGCGCAGATCGCGGGACATGCGCTGGACAGCATCTTCCTCGACAGCCTGGAAGTCGACCTGGAGCGGCTGCAACGGATAAACGATGCGGTCAAGCTGATCCCCGAGGAACTGCGCGCGGCAACCAAGCTGCGCCACATCGACGTCCTGGTGATCACTCCCAGCCAGCCGTTGGAGAAGATCGCCGAGCGCTATATCTCGCAGCTCCCGTGGACCATACGCCTGTTGCTGCGCTCGATCGGTGTCATGCGGCGCAGCGGCGCGAACCTGGTCAGTTACCTGCTGTTCGACAAGCAATATTGCCGGGCGCTGATCGATCTCGGTTATCAGGATGCGCTGAAACGGCGCGACGAGATACTCTGTTTTCTTGGATACGACACTGCGACCCCCGGTTGCGACATGCCGCAATGA
- a CDS encoding alpha/beta hydrolase, which yields MTPITLPGGEHAVLLLHGLQSSPAELLPLAKRLQQAGYTVHLPHIAGYGFEHGDTPRSVTHWQDWHAKALEEFRALKRQYKSVAVGGLCIGGTLSLSIAAELGDQVAALTLLSTTLWYDGWAMPWYRIFRYLGYIWPFRYRYTYKEREPFGLKNQQLRRWIAREMAHKDASMIGASRLNMPAVQEAERLIAAAKKTMPRVTAPAIIIHAVEDEISSPRSALYTAKHIGSKTVETVMLHNCYHMITVDNDREQVADETIRFFAGARAQSTAS from the coding sequence ATGACCCCAATCACGCTGCCTGGCGGTGAACACGCCGTGCTGCTGCTCCACGGACTGCAAAGCAGTCCGGCCGAACTTCTGCCGCTGGCCAAACGCCTGCAGCAGGCCGGTTACACGGTGCATCTGCCGCACATCGCCGGTTACGGTTTCGAACACGGCGATACGCCGCGTTCGGTCACCCATTGGCAGGATTGGCACGCCAAGGCACTGGAAGAGTTCCGCGCACTCAAACGGCAGTACAAGAGTGTCGCCGTCGGGGGCTTGTGCATCGGCGGGACGCTATCGCTCAGCATCGCCGCCGAACTGGGCGACCAGGTCGCCGCACTGACGCTGCTTTCCACCACACTGTGGTATGACGGCTGGGCCATGCCCTGGTACCGCATCTTCCGTTATCTCGGCTATATCTGGCCTTTCCGCTATCGCTACACATATAAGGAAAGGGAACCGTTCGGCCTGAAGAACCAGCAATTGCGCCGCTGGATCGCCCGCGAGATGGCGCACAAGGATGCCTCCATGATCGGGGCCAGTCGCCTGAACATGCCAGCCGTGCAGGAAGCGGAGCGCCTGATCGCCGCAGCGAAGAAGACGATGCCGCGCGTCACGGCCCCTGCCATCATCATCCATGCCGTGGAAGACGAGATATCCTCCCCGCGCAGCGCGCTCTATACCGCCAAACACATCGGTTCGAAGACCGTGGAGACCGTGATGCTGCATAACTGCTACCACATGATCACCGTGGACAACGACCGCGAACAGGTCGCCGACGAAACCATCCGTTTCTTCGCTGGCGCACGCGCCCAAAGCACCGCCAGCTAG
- a CDS encoding beta-ketoacyl-[acyl-carrier-protein] synthase family protein has protein sequence MTRRVVITGLGVISPVGNNPTEFFSKLMAGHSGIKRLKADFVEQLSIRIGAQVEGFDPAAHFSKIQLSGIERFSQFALVAAEQAVQDAGLELSEAEQTRSGVCMGSCLGGASSLEDGYIETLQRNPPRVKPLSVLLSMNNAAASHLSIKYRLQGANITYATACSSSAIAVGEAYRQIKHGYADAMLAGGSEAMLTLGAMKAWEALRTLAQEDPHDAGASCKPFSKNRSGLVLGEGAAVLVLEDVERAVRRGAKIYAELVGYDCSSDASHITKPDSAGQTRTILNALREAQLQPQDIHYINAHGTATQAGDIEESKAIKQVFGAHAPRVPVSSTKSMHGHLMGATGAVEFMAAVLALHNQAIPPTINLHEPDPECDLDYVPNQGRSNVRLDTVMSNSFAFGGSNAVLIAKRFNG, from the coding sequence ATGACCAGGCGCGTCGTCATCACCGGACTGGGCGTCATCTCACCGGTCGGCAATAACCCCACTGAATTCTTCAGCAAGCTGATGGCCGGGCACTCCGGCATCAAACGGCTGAAAGCAGACTTCGTCGAGCAGCTTTCCATCCGCATCGGCGCCCAGGTGGAAGGCTTCGATCCCGCCGCCCACTTCAGCAAGATCCAGCTCAGCGGCATCGAGCGCTTCAGCCAGTTCGCGCTGGTCGCCGCCGAACAGGCCGTGCAGGATGCCGGACTCGAACTCAGCGAAGCCGAACAGACCCGCTCCGGCGTTTGCATGGGTTCCTGCCTGGGCGGCGCCAGCTCGCTGGAAGACGGTTACATCGAGACGCTGCAGCGCAATCCACCGCGCGTCAAGCCGCTCAGCGTGCTGCTCAGCATGAACAATGCCGCGGCCTCGCACCTTTCCATCAAATACCGCCTGCAAGGCGCCAACATCACATATGCCACCGCCTGTTCCTCCTCGGCCATCGCGGTCGGCGAAGCCTATCGCCAGATCAAGCACGGTTACGCCGATGCGATGCTGGCAGGCGGCTCGGAAGCGATGCTGACGCTGGGTGCGATGAAGGCATGGGAAGCGTTGCGCACCCTGGCACAGGAAGACCCGCACGATGCCGGGGCATCCTGCAAGCCGTTCTCGAAGAACCGCAGCGGCCTGGTGCTCGGCGAAGGCGCTGCCGTGCTGGTGCTGGAAGACGTGGAACGCGCGGTGCGGCGCGGCGCGAAGATCTATGCCGAACTGGTCGGCTACGACTGCTCGTCCGATGCCAGCCACATCACCAAGCCGGACTCGGCCGGGCAGACGCGCACCATCCTCAACGCGCTGCGCGAAGCTCAGCTGCAGCCGCAGGATATCCACTACATCAACGCCCACGGTACCGCCACGCAGGCCGGCGACATCGAAGAGAGCAAGGCCATCAAGCAGGTGTTCGGTGCGCACGCGCCCAGGGTGCCGGTGAGCTCGACCAAATCCATGCACGGCCACCTGATGGGCGCGACCGGTGCGGTCGAATTCATGGCTGCCGTGCTGGCCCTGCACAATCAGGCCATCCCGCCCACCATCAACCTGCACGAACCCGATCCGGAATGCGACCTGGACTATGTGCCCAACCAGGGCCGCAGCAACGTCAGGCTCGATACGGTGATGTCCAACTCGTTCGCGTTCGGCGGCAGCAACGCCGTGCTGATCGCGAAGCGCTTCAACGGCTGA
- a CDS encoding biotin--[acetyl-CoA-carboxylase] ligase, whose amino-acid sequence MNATDTPRPLTFALLRHLADGEFHSGEVLAGMFGVTRATVCNALRNVEDYGLILYSVRGRGYRLAHPLHWLDADRVRAGLGAARDELHIEILDHAASSNALLLQRAAQGAANGTVLAVELQTAGRGRLGRTWHSGLGDTLTFSLLWRFKSGLAALSGLSLAVGVAMMRALAELGVQGVGLKWPNDVLLNDGKLAGILIEAQGDMLGPSAVVIGVGINLTVPEALRGRIDQQVTDLASLGAPVPERNLVLAVSLKHLTAVLHEFAGQGFAPLRAEWESHHVFQHSPVKISLPDGSHILGTVLGVADDGTLRLATERGEQLFHAGEVSLRKA is encoded by the coding sequence ATGAACGCAACCGACACGCCCAGGCCATTGACTTTTGCATTGCTGCGGCATTTGGCGGACGGCGAGTTCCATTCCGGAGAAGTGTTGGCCGGGATGTTCGGCGTGACGCGCGCGACGGTGTGCAACGCATTGCGCAATGTCGAAGATTACGGCCTGATCCTGTACAGCGTGCGCGGCCGCGGTTATCGCCTGGCGCATCCGTTGCACTGGCTGGATGCGGATCGGGTCCGTGCCGGGCTCGGCGCGGCGCGCGACGAACTGCATATCGAGATACTCGATCATGCCGCTTCCAGCAACGCGTTGTTATTGCAGCGTGCCGCGCAAGGCGCTGCCAACGGCACAGTGCTGGCGGTGGAGTTGCAGACCGCCGGGCGCGGTCGCCTGGGCAGGACATGGCATTCCGGTCTGGGCGATACGCTCACCTTTTCCCTGTTGTGGCGTTTCAAAAGCGGGCTTGCCGCACTGTCCGGCCTGAGCCTGGCTGTGGGCGTCGCCATGATGCGCGCGCTGGCTGAACTGGGTGTGCAGGGTGTCGGCCTGAAGTGGCCGAACGATGTGTTGTTAAATGACGGCAAGCTTGCCGGGATATTGATCGAGGCGCAGGGCGATATGCTGGGGCCCAGCGCGGTGGTGATCGGCGTCGGCATCAATCTGACCGTGCCGGAAGCGCTGCGCGGCCGCATCGACCAGCAGGTGACCGATCTTGCATCACTGGGGGCACCCGTACCGGAACGCAACCTCGTGCTTGCGGTATCATTGAAACATTTGACGGCCGTGCTGCACGAGTTCGCCGGACAAGGCTTTGCGCCGTTGCGTGCGGAATGGGAAAGCCATCATGTGTTCCAGCATAGTCCCGTGAAAATATCGCTGCCGGATGGCTCGCACATCCTTGGTACGGTGCTGGGCGTGGCCGACGACGGTACGTTGCGGCTGGCGACGGAACGCGGCGAGCAGCTTTTCCATGCAGGCGAGGTCAGCTTGAGAAAGGCATAA
- a CDS encoding SPOR domain-containing protein, with translation MTKWIVWLLLLANLALFGWMRWGSLLTVDTDAGSTQPELHPEKIRVLDALPASAAAPTSGGMSLALSPVSAAAATAVAEPAPAPVPTHMPAPASIPIHVPVAGTPPDNVSKCAEWGEFSGEDLLRAQQALSLMKLGDNLSQRTVERNHGFWVYIPPMKKRSSVEKKIAQLKERGIKDYFVIQEKGKWQNAISLGVFKTKDAAEKFIAVLRTKDVRTARLGERVSKLKYTVFVVNDLDSGTADKLSALQKEFPDSELKLSACNN, from the coding sequence ATGACGAAGTGGATCGTGTGGTTGTTGTTGCTGGCCAACCTGGCCTTGTTTGGCTGGATGCGTTGGGGCAGTCTGCTGACCGTCGATACCGATGCCGGTTCGACGCAGCCGGAGTTGCATCCGGAAAAGATCAGGGTGCTGGATGCGCTGCCCGCTTCCGCCGCCGCCCCGACGTCCGGCGGCATGTCGCTGGCGCTGTCACCCGTTTCAGCTGCCGCCGCGACCGCTGTGGCTGAGCCTGCGCCTGCGCCCGTACCAACACACATGCCGGCACCTGCATCCATACCGATACATGTACCAGTTGCCGGGACGCCTCCGGACAATGTTTCGAAATGCGCGGAATGGGGCGAGTTCTCGGGCGAAGACCTGTTGCGAGCACAACAGGCATTGTCCCTGATGAAACTGGGCGACAACCTGTCGCAGCGAACAGTGGAGCGTAACCACGGCTTTTGGGTATATATCCCGCCGATGAAGAAGCGATCGAGTGTGGAAAAGAAGATCGCACAGTTGAAAGAGCGCGGGATAAAGGATTACTTCGTGATCCAGGAAAAGGGCAAGTGGCAAAATGCCATCTCACTGGGGGTGTTCAAGACCAAAGACGCGGCTGAAAAATTCATCGCCGTGCTCCGAACCAAGGACGTGCGTACTGCCAGGCTGGGCGAACGCGTGAGCAAGCTCAAATACACCGTGTTTGTCGTAAACGACCTCGATTCGGGGACCGCGGACAAACTCAGTGCGCTACAAAAGGAGTTTCCCGACAGCGAGCTCAAACTATCGGCATGCAATAATTGA
- a CDS encoding type III pantothenate kinase gives MLLLDVGNSRCKWALVQDGAWLRQGVVGNTEWIALQHAFAALPVPARILVSNVAGEAMAQCLSGVCSGWQRPLEFITACAEQCGVRNSYERPERLGSDRWAALIAAWDRTHAACLVVNCGTATTIDALSVQGEFLGGLILPGVSLMQHSLATNTAQLDAEQGKLQDFPRNTADAIHSGMLHATLGAIRHQFGLLQAHSGKARCLLGGGAAGIVHPYLDLPSERMDNLVLQGLQIIGETKA, from the coding sequence GTGTTACTACTGGATGTTGGGAACAGCCGCTGCAAATGGGCGTTGGTGCAGGACGGAGCATGGTTGCGCCAGGGTGTGGTGGGCAATACGGAATGGATCGCTTTGCAGCATGCGTTTGCGGCTTTGCCGGTTCCTGCGCGCATCCTGGTCTCCAATGTAGCGGGAGAAGCGATGGCTCAGTGCTTGAGCGGCGTCTGTTCGGGATGGCAGCGCCCGCTGGAATTCATAACGGCATGCGCCGAGCAATGCGGGGTGCGCAACAGCTATGAACGACCGGAGCGTCTGGGCAGCGATCGCTGGGCGGCGCTGATCGCTGCATGGGATCGCACGCATGCAGCATGTCTGGTGGTCAACTGCGGTACGGCGACGACGATCGATGCGCTCTCTGTGCAGGGCGAATTCCTGGGCGGTTTGATCCTTCCCGGCGTCAGCCTGATGCAGCACAGTCTGGCGACCAATACCGCACAGCTCGATGCGGAGCAGGGCAAGTTGCAGGATTTTCCGCGCAACACTGCCGACGCCATCCATAGCGGCATGCTGCATGCCACACTTGGTGCCATCCGGCATCAGTTCGGTTTGCTGCAGGCGCACAGCGGAAAAGCGCGCTGTCTGCTCGGCGGCGGTGCGGCGGGCATCGTCCATCCGTATCTCGACCTGCCGTCAGAGCGGATGGACAACCTGGTGTTGCAAGGGTTACAGATCATTGGAGAGACGAAGGCATGA
- a CDS encoding NADP-dependent malic enzyme: MDKQLREAALQYHRQTPAGKISVRATKPMITQRDLALAYSPGVAAACELIVADPAEVRNMTARGNLVAVISNGTAVLGLGAIGPLAAKPVMEGKGVLFKKFAGIDVFDLEIDERDPDRLVEIIAALEPTFGGINLEDIKAPECFYIERKLRERMHIPVFHDDQHGTSIIVGAALLNGLKVVGKKIEEIKLVVSGAGAAALACLDMLVCLGVKAENIIVTDIKGVVYKGRTEEMDDNKARYAVETAARTLGEVIAGADAFLGLSAGGVLKSEMVKQMADKPLIFALANPTPEILPELAKAARPDAIMATGRSDYPNQVNNALCFPYIFRGALDVGATNINEAMKLAAVYAIAELAQAEQSDTVAEVYGEESLSFGPEYLIPKPFDPRLITRIAPAVAQAAMDSGVAARPIADMDAYREQLSQFIYHSNMLMKPVFSIARKFPKRLAYAEGEDERVLHAVQTVVDEGIAYPILVGRPAVIEQRIARLGLRIRAGEHFELVNPESDSRYREYCNEYHRLMQRHGVTPDAAKRAMRSHNTLIAAMLVRMDAADAMLCGTVSQPLHHLRYIDEVIGRHPGASVYAAMNILMLPGHTLFICDTHVNLDPTAEEVAAMTLLAAAEVRRFGLTPKVALLSHSNFGSHKDASAQKMSRARELLEQLEPELEVEGEMHGDAALSESLRNQTFPASRMKGNANLLIMPNLDAANIAYNLLKITGGEGITIGSILLGANRSVHILTSSATVRRLVNMSALAVAGVKKH; the protein is encoded by the coding sequence ATGGACAAACAGCTGCGTGAGGCTGCACTGCAGTATCACCGCCAGACCCCGGCAGGCAAGATCTCGGTTCGCGCCACCAAGCCGATGATCACGCAGCGCGATCTGGCGCTGGCCTATTCGCCGGGCGTGGCGGCAGCCTGCGAACTCATCGTGGCCGACCCTGCCGAAGTGCGCAACATGACCGCGCGCGGCAACCTGGTAGCGGTCATCAGCAACGGAACTGCGGTGCTGGGCCTGGGGGCGATCGGCCCGCTGGCGGCCAAGCCGGTGATGGAAGGCAAGGGCGTGCTGTTCAAGAAGTTCGCCGGCATCGACGTGTTCGATCTGGAGATCGACGAGCGCGATCCGGACAGGCTGGTCGAAATCATCGCTGCACTGGAACCTACCTTCGGCGGCATCAATCTGGAAGACATCAAGGCGCCGGAATGCTTCTACATCGAGCGCAAGCTGCGCGAGCGCATGCACATCCCGGTGTTCCACGACGACCAGCACGGCACCTCCATCATCGTCGGAGCGGCGCTGTTGAACGGGCTCAAAGTGGTAGGCAAGAAGATCGAAGAGATCAAGCTGGTGGTGAGCGGTGCCGGCGCGGCGGCATTGGCTTGCCTGGACATGCTGGTGTGTCTCGGCGTGAAGGCGGAGAACATCATCGTCACCGACATCAAGGGCGTGGTGTACAAGGGACGCACCGAAGAGATGGACGACAACAAGGCGCGTTATGCAGTGGAGACTGCAGCGCGCACCCTGGGCGAGGTCATCGCCGGGGCCGACGCCTTCCTGGGATTGTCCGCGGGCGGTGTGCTGAAGTCGGAGATGGTGAAGCAGATGGCGGACAAGCCGCTGATCTTCGCGCTGGCCAACCCGACGCCCGAGATATTGCCGGAACTGGCAAAGGCTGCGCGTCCCGATGCGATCATGGCGACCGGACGTTCCGATTACCCGAACCAGGTCAACAACGCGCTGTGCTTTCCCTATATCTTCCGCGGCGCGCTGGATGTAGGCGCGACGAACATCAATGAAGCGATGAAGCTCGCGGCGGTATATGCCATCGCCGAACTGGCCCAGGCCGAGCAATCCGATACGGTGGCGGAGGTCTACGGCGAAGAGAGCCTTTCCTTCGGTCCCGAATACCTGATCCCGAAGCCGTTCGATCCGCGCCTGATCACGCGCATCGCACCGGCTGTCGCGCAGGCGGCCATGGACAGCGGGGTGGCGGCACGTCCCATCGCCGACATGGATGCTTATCGCGAACAATTGTCGCAGTTCATCTACCACTCGAACATGCTGATGAAACCGGTATTCAGCATCGCCAGGAAATTTCCCAAGCGGCTGGCCTACGCCGAAGGCGAAGACGAGCGCGTGCTGCATGCGGTGCAGACCGTGGTGGACGAGGGCATCGCTTATCCGATCCTGGTCGGGCGTCCGGCGGTGATCGAGCAGCGCATCGCCAGACTGGGTCTGCGCATCCGCGCGGGCGAGCATTTCGAGTTGGTGAACCCGGAAAGCGACAGCCGCTATCGCGAGTATTGCAACGAATATCATCGCCTGATGCAACGGCACGGGGTGACGCCGGATGCGGCCAAGCGCGCCATGCGCAGCCACAACACGCTGATCGCGGCGATGCTGGTGCGCATGGATGCCGCCGACGCCATGCTGTGCGGCACGGTGTCGCAGCCGCTGCATCACCTGCGCTACATCGACGAGGTCATCGGCCGTCATCCGGGCGCAAGCGTATATGCGGCGATGAATATCCTGATGCTGCCCGGGCATACCCTGTTCATCTGCGACACGCACGTGAATCTCGATCCGACCGCAGAAGAGGTCGCCGCCATGACGCTGCTGGCGGCAGCCGAGGTGCGCCGGTTCGGGTTGACGCCCAAGGTCGCGCTGCTGTCGCATTCCAACTTCGGCAGCCACAAGGATGCCTCGGCACAAAAGATGAGCCGTGCGCGCGAACTGCTGGAGCAGCTTGAGCCCGAACTGGAAGTGGAAGGCGAGATGCATGGCGATGCGGCCTTGTCGGAAAGCCTGCGCAACCAGACTTTTCCCGCATCGCGGATGAAGGGCAACGCGAACCTGCTCATCATGCCGAATCTGGATGCGGCGAACATCGCCTACAATCTGCTCAAGATCACCGGGGGCGAAGGCATCACCATCGGTTCGATCCTGCTCGGGGCGAACAGGTCGGTACATATCCTGACTTCGAGTGCGACGGTCCGTCGCCTCGTGAACATGAGTGCGCTGGCGGTTGCCGGCGTAAAAAAACATTAG